The Ralstonia sp. RRA genomic interval TACGCGATTGCACCGAATGCGCGGATGCTTTGTGCGTTGCCTGCGTTCATCAAGCGCCACGGCGTGCCCGAGATGCCCGACGATCTCGCGGCGCTGCCCTGCATCGTGCTGCGCGAGAACAAGGAGGACGTGTCGCTCTGGCATTTCAGCAAGGGCCGCACAAGCCGCAGCGTGCGCGTGCAAGCCAAGCTGATCTGCAATGACGGCGATGTGATCCGCCGCTGGGCCTGCGAGGGGCGTGGCGCGATCCTGCGCTCCGAATGGGATGTGGCGGACGACTTGCGCGCTGGGCGGCTGGTGCGCCTGCTGCCGGGCTGGAAGGCGCCGGACGCCAACGTGATCGCGCTCACGCACAACCGCGCGGGGCTGCCGCAGCGCACGCGCCACTTCATGCAGTTTCTGCAGAGCCGCTTCAAGCCGCAGCCGCCATGGCGCGCATGATGTAGCTGTACTGAATCTTTGAATCAAGCTGGCTTCACCTCAAGCCGGCTGACGCTGCCTACAATCCGTTGCATCAATCAACGCCGATTTGCAGGTGACAAGCGTGAGCTCCTTCACTTCTTCCCCGGGCTATCCCAAGGCCATCCTGTTCGATCTGCTGACTGCGCTGCTGGATTCGTGGTCGTTGTGGGATCGCGCGGCTGGCTCACAGCAGGCGGGCCGAACGTGGCGGGCGGAGTATCTGCGGCTCACGTACGGCTGCGGCACGTACGTCCCCTATGAGGCTATGGTGCGGGAGGCGGCACAGAACGTCGGCTTGCCGCCCTCGGCGCCTGATGCGTTGGAAGCCGGTTGGTTGCAGCTTGAACCCTGGAGCGGTGCTGCCCAAGCGCTGAAGCAACTGCAACCGCACTGCAAGCTGGCCGTCGTCACCAACTGCTCGGAACGGCTTGGCCGGCAGGCGGCAGCGCGGTTGCCCGTTGACTGGGATGTCGTCATCACCGCCGAGCAGGCGGGTGTCTACAAGCCCGATCCCAAACCATATCGCATGGCGCTGGAGCAGCTTTGCGTGAAGGCGGCAGATGCCGCATTCGTAGCCGGTTCCAGCTACGACATGTTGGGTACGGCAGCGGTGGGTTTGCGCACGTACTGGCACAACCGCGTCGGCCTCTCGCTGGTAGACGGTGCGCAGCCGCCGGAAATTGAATCGCCAACACTGGATGGGCTCGTGCCCTGGGCCAGCCGCTTTGCCGCATAAGGAACACAACCGTGACCTCCAGCACCAGCAGCCTTGATGCACTCGACACGCCCGCCGCGTTGATCGACCTGCCGCGCATGCAGCACAACATCACGCGCATGCAGCAGCGCATGAACGCGCTGGGCGTGACATTCCGCCCGCATGTGAAGACCACCAAGTGCCTCGACGTGGTGCGTGCGCAGGTGGCGGCCGGCGCGCAGGGCATTACCGTATCCACGTTGAAAGAGGCCGAGGCGTTCTTTGCTGCTGGCATCACCGACATCCTGTATGCCGTGGGCATCGTTGCCACCAAGCTGCCGCGTGCGATGGCGCTGCACCGCCAGGGCTGCAGCCTCAAGCTCGTGGTGGACAACGTGGAGGCCGCCAACGCCGTGGTCGAGCACTACCGCACGCATGGCGAGCGCTGCGAGGTGTGGATCGAAGTCGACACCGACGGCCACCGCTCCGGCATTACGCCCGAGCAGGATGCGCTACTGGAGGTGGGGCGGATCCTGCAAGCAGGTGGCATCGAGGTGGGCGGCGTGATGACGCACGCCGGCTCCAGCTACGACTTGCATGACCAGGCTGCGCTTGCTGCGCTGGCCGAGCAGGAGCGTGCCGGTTGCGTGCGCGCCGCGCAGCGTTTGCGTGAGGCGGGCATTCCGTGTGCTGCAGTCAGCGTTGGCTCTACACCGACGGCGCTGGCGACGGCGCACCTGGAAGGCGTGACCGAAGTGCGCGCAGGTGTCTACGTGTTCTTCGATCTGGTCATGCACAACGTGGGCGTGTGCAAGATCGACGAGATTGCCCTGAGTGTGCTGACCACCGTGATCGGCCATCAAGCGGACAAGGGCTGGGGGATCGTGGATGCGGGCTGGATGGCGATGAGCCGTGACCGTGGCACGGCCAAGCAGTCGCACGACTTCGGCTACGGGCAGCCTTGCGCGCTCGATGGCACGCCGTTCGACGGGCTCACGTTGATTGGCGCGAACCAGGAGCACGGCATCCTTGCCGCGAGTGACGGCTCGGTTCGCGACGATCTTGCTGCGCGCTTCCCGGTCGGGACGAAGCTGCGCATCCTGCCGAACCATGCGTGCGCAACGGGTGCACAATTTCCCGAGTATCACGCAGTGTCGTCACGTGGCGGGGTGGAGGTGTGGGGGCGATTTCACGGCTGGTGAGGCGCGTCAGGGCCGCCGCCAGGCCCAGGCGGCTCGCCTTGCAGCGCGCCCAATGCTGGCCACGGCCGTCCTGCCAGTGCCACATCCAGGCACGCTTGCGCCGCCGCCGAGAGCGTGCGCCCCTTCAGCGTGGCGATATAGACGCCGTCGTGCAAAACGGGATTCACCAAGGGCCGGAAGGTCAGCCATTGCGGGTCCAATGTCTGTGCCACGTGGGACGGACAGATTGCCAAACCGAGCCCGGCCTGAGCCAGGCCAAGCGCGGTCCCCATGTAGGCGACCTCGTACTCGGGCGTACAGGTCATGCCAGCGTTCATCAGCGACTGCAAAACGAACTGGCGAAACGCGCTTTCGCGGCTCAACAGAATCAATGCCTCTTGCGCCAACTGTGTCCACTCGACATGCGCCGTTTGTGCCAGCGCATGCTGCGCGTGCATGACAACACCAACCCGACTACCCTCGACCAGCGTGAGAGAAACATCGTGATCGACGAGCCCGAAATTGCCGATGGCGAGATCGGCCTCGCCAGAGCGAAGGCTCTGGATATTGTCGATCGCCAACCTGTCTCGGATCACGACCCGCACGCCAGGAAACTGTTTGCGCATCTCGGCGCAGAGACTCGGCATGAAGCTGGTGGCCAGCATTGGCGTTACCGCCACCGTCACGCTGCCTTTGCGCTTCAGGTTCATATCCCGCACGGTCGCCAGTCCGGTGTCCAGATCGGCCAGCACACGCTCCG includes:
- a CDS encoding HAD-IA family hydrolase, with the translated sequence MTSVSSFTSSPGYPKAILFDLLTALLDSWSLWDRAAGSQQAGRTWRAEYLRLTYGCGTYVPYEAMVREAAQNVGLPPSAPDALEAGWLQLEPWSGAAQALKQLQPHCKLAVVTNCSERLGRQAAARLPVDWDVVITAEQAGVYKPDPKPYRMALEQLCVKAADAAFVAGSSYDMLGTAAVGLRTYWHNRVGLSLVDGAQPPEIESPTLDGLVPWASRFAA
- a CDS encoding alanine racemase codes for the protein MQHNITRMQQRMNALGVTFRPHVKTTKCLDVVRAQVAAGAQGITVSTLKEAEAFFAAGITDILYAVGIVATKLPRAMALHRQGCSLKLVVDNVEAANAVVEHYRTHGERCEVWIEVDTDGHRSGITPEQDALLEVGRILQAGGIEVGGVMTHAGSSYDLHDQAALAALAEQERAGCVRAAQRLREAGIPCAAVSVGSTPTALATAHLEGVTEVRAGVYVFFDLVMHNVGVCKIDEIALSVLTTVIGHQADKGWGIVDAGWMAMSRDRGTAKQSHDFGYGQPCALDGTPFDGLTLIGANQEHGILAASDGSVRDDLAARFPVGTKLRILPNHACATGAQFPEYHAVSSRGGVEVWGRFHGW
- a CDS encoding LysR substrate-binding domain-containing protein, with the protein product MDITAVGRDFLPVAERVLADLDTGLATVRDMNLKRKGSVTVAVTPMLATSFMPSLCAEMRKQFPGVRVVIRDRLAIDNIQSLRSGEADLAIGNFGLVDHDVSLTLVEGSRVGVVMHAQHALAQTAHVEWTQLAQEALILLSRESAFRQFVLQSLMNAGMTCTPEYEVAYMGTALGLAQAGLGLAICPSHVAQTLDPQWLTFRPLVNPVLHDGVYIATLKGRTLSAAAQACLDVALAGRPWPALGALQGEPPGPGGGPDAPHQP